In the Paraburkholderia acidisoli genome, GAACGGTTCCAGCCATCTTCCGCACGCGCGTAGAGGTCGCGAAAGTAGCCGGCGTGGCGGCGCGAGACAATGTCCAGTTCCCCGGCTTCGGCGAGCTTGCGGCGCGCGTATTCGCGCGTCGTGTCCAGCAGCCGGTAGCGCACGGCGTCGTTGCCCGCGTTGGCCGAGAGCATCGACTTGGCGACGAGACTCGCGACCGCGTCGATCACACCGGCGTACGCGAGCGGGTCGTCGCCGACAATGGCGGCCGCCGAACCGAGCGAAAACGCGCCCGGAAATACGCCCAGCCTGCGCAGCACGACGCGTTCGCTTTCGGGCAACAATTGGTGGCTCCAGTCGAGCGTGGCCAGCAGGGTCTTCTGCCGCTCCGGCGCCGTGCGGCGGCCTTGCGCGAGTGCCGCGAAGCGGTCGTCGAGCAGGCCGAGCAACTCGTGCACGCCGAACGCGTCCAGACGGGTGGCCGCCAGTTCGATAGCCAGCGCGATACCGTCCAGCCGCCGGCAGATTTGCGCGACCACGGGCGCGTCGCTGTCGGTGGGCGCGAAGTCGCCGCGCGCCGCCACGGCGCGTTCGACGAACAGCTCGACCGCGGCATAGTGCAACGCTTCTTGTAGCGTCAGCGTGGCGGAGTCGGGCGGATTGTCGAGCGGTTCGAGCCGGAAGACGTGTTCGCCCACGGCGTGCAGCGGCTCGCGGCTGGTTGCGAGTACGCGCATGTGCGGTGCGGCGGCGATCATCTGTTCGGCGATGATCGCCGCCGCCTCGATCACCTGCTCGCAGCTGTCGAGCACGACCAGTTGCGGCCGATTGCGCAGCCGGAAGTAATGGGCCAGCGCGCGCGGAATGTCGTCCGAATGCACGACGAGACCAATCGCATTGGCGACCGCATGAGGTACGAAGCTCGCGTTGGAGAGGCGGGAAAGATTCACGAACCAGACGTCATGCGCGCCCGCCTCGACAATCTCGCGCGCAATGGCCAGCGCCACGGTCGTCTTGCCGATGCCGCCCGGGCCGGCAACGGTCAACAGGCGCGTGCGTGAGAGGCGGCCCTGCAAATCCTCGATCGTTTCGGTGCGTCCAATGGGGCGAACCAGCGCGGCCGGAATATTGTGCGAGGGATGGGAGTGAGTTGGCGGCACGGCGAGTTCCGGCGGTATGACCGTGCGCTGCACGGGCGCCACGAATTGATAGCCGCGACCCACCACCGTCGCGACGAAGCGTTGATCGTTCGGACTTTCCCCCAGCGATTTACGCAATGCCGCGATATGCACCTTGAGGTTGCTTTCTTCCACGACGCTGCGCGGCCACGCGCGCGCCATCAATTCTTTTTTCGTGATGAGTTCGCCGGGGCGTTCGACCAGCGCGGTGAGCACTTCGAGCGCGCGTCCGCCGATCAGCACGCGGGCGTCGCCGTTGAGCAGCGTCTTCTGCGAAGGAATCAGCCGGAACGAGCCGAACAAATACGTGATGCCAGTCGCTTCGAGCGGTGCTACGACCGCGTTCCGACCTGGACTGTCGTGCGAGACAGGCATGATGGGGTCCCGAAATGACGCTGGAGGAATGACGCACGATGCCACCGCCCACGATGAGGGCGCGCGGCGCAGCGTCAGTTTATCCATATTTTTGGGGACGAGTTTATAGAAGGGCAGTCTCGACGTAATCACCACCATTAACGAAGCAATCGCGCATCGAGCACGCATGCCGCATGCTCGATGCGCGATTGGCGGAAATCAGGTTGTCTCGCTTTTCTTTAAGGTTTTATGGCGTTCTTTTCTTTAGTTCGCCAGCCAGCGCTTTCAGGCCGTCGTCGTAAATGCCCCGAAATAGTGCGGTGGCGTCCTCGTCCGTCACGCCTTCGGGCGTGAATTCGCCAAACCACTCCACGCGCGATCCGTTGCCGTGTGCGGCGGGCACGACGCGCAAGGTCGAGCGATAGTGGCTTACCGGAAAGGGCGCTTCGAGAATCGCGTAGCTATACGTGCGGGCTGCTTCGTCGAAGGCCATGAGCCGTTCGACGATGGCCGCACCCTCGGGATTGGCGAGGCGACGCACGCGGCCGCCTTCGCTCAATTCGGAGTGCGGGATATACGGCAGCCAGTCGGGCAGCGAGCCGAATCCGCCGATGAAAGCCCAAACGGTGTCTGCGTTTTGAGTGAGTTCAATGTGGGAGTGCGCCGTGGCCATCATGGCTCTCCCGCTCAGCGGTCGATGGGCAGCGGCGCATTCGGCGCCACCAGCCGTTGCTCGCGCAGTTCCTGCCAGAAAGCGGTGGGCACGGTCTCGTGGAGCGCCGCGTGATCCTCCTTGATGCGCTCGGGCTTGCTCGCGCCCGGTATCACGGACGCGACCGCCGGATGCGCGAGGCAGAACTGCAGTGCGACCGCCTTGATCGACACGCCATGACGGCTGGCGAGCGCCTTGATCCGGGCGACCTTGTCGAGTATCTCCGGCGACGCCTCGGCATATTCGAAATGCCTGCCCCCGGCCAGCACGCCCGAGCTATACGGACCGCCCACCACGATCTGCACCCCTTGTGCCTGTGCCGCGGGCATGAGCCGTTGCAGTGCGGTTTCGTGATCGAGCAGCGAATAACGGCCTGCGAGCAGCATGCCATTGGGTTTGACTTCGCTGAGGCCGAGCGTGAGTTCGATCGGCTCGACGCGATTGACGCCCAACCCCCACGCCGCGATCACGCCTTCGTCGCGCAATTCCGAGAGCGCGCGCATTGCGCCGGTGCGCGCGATTTCGAACTGGGAGAGCCAGGCGTCGCCGTGAAAGTCCTGTGCGATGTCGTGTATCCAGACGAAGTCGATGCGATCGACGCCCATGCGCTTCAGGCTGTCTTCGATCGAGCGGCGCGCGCCGTCGGCCGTGTAGTCGTAGACCACCTTGTTCTTGTGGCCATGTTCGAAGAGCGTGCCTTTTTCACCGAATGCCTGCGGACCGCTCACCGTTTCTTCCAGGATCAACCGGCCGACTTTCGTGCTGAGCACGTAGTGGTCGCGCTTGTGCTTGACCAGTTCCTTGCCCAGGCGGATTTCGGCAAGACCCGCGCCATAGAACGGCGCCGTGTCGAAATAGCGCGTGCCCGCGGCCCACGCGGCTTCCAGCGTGGCCGCGGATTCCTCTTCGGGGATGTTGCGGAACATATTGCCGAGCGGTGCGGTTCCAAAACCGAGCGGACCATTTATCAGCGTGTCTTTGATACTCATGAAATTCTCCGGTTGAAAGCCATGGGCTCATTTGTCGTGGACGGATTGCACGAGGCAATGCCATGGCGGCGAGGTCGTGGCCTGGTTGCATTCGCAACGGCTCACTTTGAGC is a window encoding:
- a CDS encoding ATP-binding protein; the encoded protein is MPVSHDSPGRNAVVAPLEATGITYLFGSFRLIPSQKTLLNGDARVLIGGRALEVLTALVERPGELITKKELMARAWPRSVVEESNLKVHIAALRKSLGESPNDQRFVATVVGRGYQFVAPVQRTVIPPELAVPPTHSHPSHNIPAALVRPIGRTETIEDLQGRLSRTRLLTVAGPGGIGKTTVALAIAREIVEAGAHDVWFVNLSRLSNASFVPHAVANAIGLVVHSDDIPRALAHYFRLRNRPQLVVLDSCEQVIEAAAIIAEQMIAAAPHMRVLATSREPLHAVGEHVFRLEPLDNPPDSATLTLQEALHYAAVELFVERAVAARGDFAPTDSDAPVVAQICRRLDGIALAIELAATRLDAFGVHELLGLLDDRFAALAQGRRTAPERQKTLLATLDWSHQLLPESERVVLRRLGVFPGAFSLGSAAAIVGDDPLAYAGVIDAVASLVAKSMLSANAGNDAVRYRLLDTTREYARRKLAEAGELDIVSRRHAGYFRDLYARAEDGWNRSPDARWLADHEPTIDDVRAALNWAFSAQGDAAIGIALTLSAIPAWIHLSSLDECRTRVEQALHHMNADTPALERQRMKLYSALAATALYTRGMVSQVDTAWTNALAIAERLGDKEYQLRSLFAACCGFVYSGQHRAADELLKKFRAIASETGNAVSISEGSRITAFAWHHMGRQSEARTLLEGVLAWYASPTHRSQLSDNHVKGREGTRSLMASVLWFQGMLDRAQGEAQQALDDANASGHTLTIGYVLVFAFIPLALHAGELDAAEDALVTLLDSVAKHGLILFDAMALGLHGAVRLERKDPAGLAMLHEALAQLRREHIGMRYSLFAGIYARGLLDFARIEEARATVEEALAWSEAHDERWYIPELLRIRGDLLAATDERDSQGAAEAAYQRAIEIARQQDALFLQLRAARSLAALKHRQGEPARAEQILAPVYDRFTEGFATRDLKEARTLLERLRTPPH
- a CDS encoding aldo/keto reductase, with protein sequence MSIKDTLINGPLGFGTAPLGNMFRNIPEEESAATLEAAWAAGTRYFDTAPFYGAGLAEIRLGKELVKHKRDHYVLSTKVGRLILEETVSGPQAFGEKGTLFEHGHKNKVVYDYTADGARRSIEDSLKRMGVDRIDFVWIHDIAQDFHGDAWLSQFEIARTGAMRALSELRDEGVIAAWGLGVNRVEPIELTLGLSEVKPNGMLLAGRYSLLDHETALQRLMPAAQAQGVQIVVGGPYSSGVLAGGRHFEYAEASPEILDKVARIKALASRHGVSIKAVALQFCLAHPAVASVIPGASKPERIKEDHAALHETVPTAFWQELREQRLVAPNAPLPIDR
- a CDS encoding SRPBCC family protein; translation: MATAHSHIELTQNADTVWAFIGGFGSLPDWLPYIPHSELSEGGRVRRLANPEGAAIVERLMAFDEAARTYSYAILEAPFPVSHYRSTLRVVPAAHGNGSRVEWFGEFTPEGVTDEDATALFRGIYDDGLKALAGELKKRTP